One Gossypium arboreum isolate Shixiya-1 chromosome 13, ASM2569848v2, whole genome shotgun sequence genomic window, AAAACCGGCTAACTCTAGCACCATGTGCAGCACAATCCTGAACTTTCCAAAAGAATCGAACACAAATTTGAGCGATCTTCCTAAGAACAGCTTTTGGAAGAAGAAACTGCCTACACTAGTAAGACTGCACATTCAAGATAACAGCTTTAATAAGCTGAAGCCTACCAGCATAACTCAAATGTCTAGCAGACCAGCCCGTAACCTTAACTCAATATCTTGCCTATCAAAGCACTACAGTCTAAAAAAGTCAGTTTCATAGGTACAAGAGGCACTCCCAAATATCTCACAAGAAGCTGCCCAATCTTGAACCCAGTAATGCTTCTTATAAGCTCAATCTCCTCTTCAGAAATACTAGCAACAAGTAGCTCACTTTTTCAAGCATTAACCTGCAGCCCAAAATTCCTATAAAACTCCACTAATAAACAGCAAATACCGACCACAGAACAACAGAACCCTTTGCAAATATAAGAAGATCATCTGCAAAGGACAGATGAGAAAGCTTAACACGGAGACATTTAGGATGATACTTGAAAACACCACATTGAGCTACCTCTTCTAAAATCCTGGACAGGGCATTCATTGCAACCACAAAGAGATAGAGATCTCCTTGTCTAATTTCTCTTTCCCCTCTAAAAAAAACCAATAAGCCCCCAATTATGAGAAATGGAAAATCAAGGAGTAGTGATACAAGTAGCAATCCACTTGACAAACAGCTCAGGAAACTCATAACCTTCAAGACCGAAAGAATAAAGCCCGAATTCAAAGGGTCCCAGGCTTTCTGTAAATCCACCTTCAAAGTACAGCTAGGCGAAATATACTTTCTATTATAGCCCCTCAACAACTCACGAGCAAAAAGAGTGTTATCCGCCATTTTACTcatctaattttaaaaaatttaatatttataaaaacgaTTCTGCTTCAAAAATATTTATCTAAATGATTTGAAATAAACAGTAAGTTTAGCTTTTGGAAACCCAATAATCAGCATCACCTTATGTTTTAGTCTCATCATTACCTAGTGATTGTGTCAGActttaaaaaaatgaattttttgagTTTGAGACATGACTGGCCGGCaccagaaattttttttttaaaatcgtatcatactggtatacaaaaatattaatatttgaaaaaaaattggtTCTGACCATGTAATGGCCGGCACTAGAGTCATTTGAAAAAAAGAATTGGTGCTAGCTAGTAGATGGCCGGCACCAAGTAATTTTTCGGGTcccaaggtatatatatatatatatttttactttgGAACATTGATGGCAGACACCACCTTTTTCGGgtcccaaaattttaatttttttggttttggGACACCAAGCCGGCACCAACttcatcaaattaaaaaaattatttttttattttgaaacacTGATGGCCGGCACCAAGTATTAAAAAATTAGTTTTCTTAATTTTGGGAATCAGATGGCCGGAACCCCCTCACTCTATATATAGGGGGTGGTTTGAGTTCTGATAGTGTAAATGGATGAGAAAATTTTGTTTTGAGAGAGTCATCAAAATGATAGTGTTTTGTAGTGTATCATCAAATGAGTTTTTTTTATAGTGGATTGTAGATGAGAGTTTTTTGTAGTGTGCAACCGAATTTTGGGGTTGAATTATATACTGTCATGTTTTAACAgagttgaattatatattgtCATGTCAACCGTAAAGGTTATGCCATTAAGGGTAGGATAACTTTTTGCGTCATAGATGGCTAACCGAGATGTCCAACGCAGATGAACATTATCTATGGTGTAAGAGCATTTATTCCACAACTTATAAGTGGGGTACTAACGTAGACCCGATTTAAGCAGAAGACGATTAATTGTGAAGAAACTACTATTCAAAATAATTGTATTATTTCTTTagaatgtttgtatttttttgtaTCTGTAAATTTAATTTAGTCCGTATTATATGtagtttgaatttaaaattttcgtGTATTAATTTTACCCATCTATTTGTAGTTTGTTGGGTGTTTAAATTCAATTTAGTCTGTATTATATAtagtttgaatttaaaattttcatgcattaattttacCCATCTATTTGTAGTTTGTTGggtgtttaattttaatttagtccatattatatgtagtttgaatttaaaattttcctgTATTAATTTTACCCATCTGTTTGTAGTTTATTGagtgtttaaatttaatttagtccgtattatttttgtttgaatttaaaattttcgtGCATTAATTTCACCCTTCTATTTGTAGTTTGTTAggtgtttaaatttaatttactccgtattatttttgtttgaatttaaaatttgcgtgcattaattttacccatttgtttgTAGTTTGTTGggtgtttaaatttaatttagtctGTATTATTTGTAGTTTGGATTTAAAATTTTCGTGTATTAATTTTACTCATCTCTTTGTAGTTTGTTGagtgtttaaatttaatttagtccgtattatttttgtttgaattttatattttgtgtATTAATATTCTAAAATGTTTGTATTTTCTTGTATCTGTAAATTTAATTTGTTGTGTACTATTACTtattcaaattatattttttattaaatattttgaagtcatttattcaaacaaataattattttagaaaaattaaattaatattaaaaaatagaataattagaaaataaagtaaatatttaCAGATAAAAATCAAAATTGTCGTGATCTCGTTGACGTCCCCGACCCTAGCGTGTAATGGTCTAGCTGCCTTCGTTGGCGATGCCATGCACCTTGCTCAGGCGTTTGATAGTTGCTCGGTTCGGCCTCCGGTGGCCCGTTCGGTGTACTTAGAAAAGTAATATAATCATATACACTATAATCGGGAGTTAAAAGGTATTGCGTAACCGGAGGTGCCGATGGAAAATATCCTTAGTAGGTGTATAGGCTTCCTGATTGAGCTCCAGATAGTATGAGGACGATCCAGACCCTGTCAAATATTAAGGCTTGGGGTCGTCACCAAAAATATCTTCGAAAGATGGAGGAAATTGGGAGCTCGGACTCCGGGTGGTATGATGACGAGTCGGATGCATTATATTGGGGCTCGAGATCGAGGTTTGAGGTAGAATCGATTTTGGTGTTCCCGAATGGCGAAACTCGATTATGGCACGGTCGTGTGTTCTTCTATTGCCATTGGGAAGATTTCAGCTGCGCATCTTCCGAAATCAACATATAACGACCTAGGAATATAAAGGGTTTCTCGTGTGCCATATACCATTTTGCGTACTCGCGTGTAGGGAAGAACCCTCCCTCTAAGACATACAAGGGAGGGCGCCTCGATGTCGATCATTCCACAGAAAGATATACGGTTTATGTTTTTTCACCCAATTTATTGCGTCCCGACCTGAACTCTTTTGTCCATTCCGTGGACTTCTTTGATGTCGACATGAGGGTTCAGGATAGGTTGTGCGCAACTAAACTGCCTCAATACCCAACCTCTGTCGTGCCACTCCACCATATGGAAATGACTCAATAGAACATTTGACACGAACAGCTGTTGCAGCTCGGTAACCAATGATGGTATGACCGCTGTGATCCCTTCTTCGACATATAGCATCCATAGAAACTGCATAATATAGACATgttattagttaatttttttttacaattattgTATTTAAAAAAGAAAGATTCGGAAGCATATTTTACGCCATCCTCGGAATGAGTCTCGATCATCATACTGTACACGGGTACGGTGAACGATTGCCTGATTCCCGGTATAGTTggctatttaaaaaaaaagaataaagtaTCAGATTATTTTTTGCATTAAAAAATGAGTATACTATACTatacaattaaaaaaaaattgtaaaattaaacTATCTATTTACCTGTTCACGAGTGGCCACACATACAGTTGGTGGCTCACTGATGCTAGAAATGGCATTCGGTAGAACGCCTATGATTGTAGTAAAAGGCAACAACTGCCCATTATTTTCGTAGACAGTTTTGTCACTTGACAAAGCTCGCGGTATAAACATGCCAATACTGCAAAACCCCAACTAAATCTTTTAGCAATCTCGAGATCCTCTAATAAGGGGATACTTGTTGTGGACTTTATTTTGATTGACGTTCGACAGCAGTATTCCACTTATAAGTTGTAGAATGAATGCTCTTGCATCGTAGATAATGTCCATCTGCATTGGACTACTCAGTAGATACTGAAAGTTTTTTCTTAACCAGGTAAATTTAATACTGGTTAATCGTCCTTCCTCATCATTGATGGACATTTTTTTAAGTAACCTTTCATAAGTGCCCTACGGATCGAGCACTTTTCCAATCCCGATCATTGCTTCGCCGTTTATAGACAGCCCTAGTTGGATTGCGCCATCTTTCAACTAAGTCCGATATTAAATCGGCCTGTAGCTCAGATATCTGAATGTACGTGGCTACCCTAAAACCTGGATGTTCGAGTACGACAAAACTCTTCGATTGGGAAAATAAcctataatagcccatttttcaatagaatcagaacagtggttttgagaccataaatccaaattcaaaaaatttatttttttattattttatgatctacaacatgatagtgttaccgtataaaaattttgttaagaaattttaccgtttatatgttcaatttgataaaaaaagactaaattgcataaagtgcaaaagttgagttctattagctaaaggtattaaatagctatataaATTTAAAGTAGAGGTCATTATATGGTAACTAGCCCATTaatgagttagtggatgataatggcttggtattttgtgtaattattaaatgttttaaagattaattttggaaatgagtaaataaaggttaattaaaataaaacaaaattttatcatcttccattattattttattttcaaccgAATGTTAAGGAACAATAAGCCATTATTGAAGCTTCATTCAACCAATCTTATTCTTTCAAATTAGGTAtgcatttttgtcccgttttttgattatttctatgttTCTAGGATCGTTAtagtttaatctagctagctcggggaCTAATTTGAGAAACTGTTAAAATATttgagtttttccattgatgaacatGTTagagttttgaagtttaatggtagaaaatgaatggttgttgttagataaacaacttttgtaaaggaatttttgatgaaattatcaattagagattaaattgaaaaatgtgataaattgtggtaaaattgtgaatttatgaaatatatgggttgctataaatatgtttataatttagctaggcttgggtaaggatAAAATTggatgaatttcattttttgagcctagggactaaattgcaaaga contains:
- the LOC108462679 gene encoding uncharacterized protein LOC108462679, translating into MADNTLFARELLRGYNRKYISPSCTLKVDLQKAWDPLNSGFILSVLKVMSFLSCLSSGLLLVSLLLDFPFLIIGGLLVFFRGEREIRQGDLYLFVVAMNALSRILEEVAQCGVFKYHPKCLRVKLSHLSFADDLLIFAKGSVVLCISEEEIELIRSITGFKIGQLLVRYLGVPLCRQFLLPKAVLRKIAQICVRFFWKVQDCAAHGARVSRFLICSPKSEGGLGLRDLEVWNNVCILQHIRSILAEEGSLSIAWNKDVQRIPISSKIASSRLWEDIRDKGRKVCWHRLFWFSLHIPKHSIVAWMADLNWLPTRDRLSSLGLNVDGRCVLCS